Proteins from a single region of Juglans microcarpa x Juglans regia isolate MS1-56 chromosome 5S, Jm3101_v1.0, whole genome shotgun sequence:
- the LOC121267706 gene encoding protein yippee-like isoform X1 — protein MGRLFVITLEGSFYSCKYCKTHLALSKNTVSKTFHCRHGKAYLFDKVVNVTVGEKEERLMITGLHTVVDIFCVGCGSLVGWKYEAAHEESQKYKEGKFILERFKVLGPNGSNYMSSQEAQVGGSDADDA, from the exons ATGGGAAGGCTATTTGTGATCACTCTTGAAGGAAGCTTCTATAGCTGCAAGTACTGCAAAACACACCTCGCCCTTTCAAAAAATACTGTTTCcaag ACTTTCCACTGCAGGCATGGCAAGGCTTATCTATTTGATAAAGT TGTGAATGTCACGGTTGGAGAGAAAGAAGAGCGTTTGATGATTACTGGATTGCACACTGTTGTTGACATTTTTTGTGTAGGATGTGGCTCACTTGTGGGTTGGAAATAT GAAGCTGCACATGAAGAAAGCCAGAAGTACAAGGAAGGGAAATTCATCCTCGAGAG GTTTAAGGTGTTGGGTCCTAATGGAAGCAACTACATGTCAAGTCAGGAAGCTCAAGTTGGTGGAAGCGATGCTGATGATGCCTGA
- the LOC121267706 gene encoding protein yippee-like isoform X2, giving the protein MGRLFVITLEGSFYSCKYCKTHLALSKNTVSKTFHCRHGKAYLFDKVVNVTVGEKEERLMITGLHTVVDIFCVGCGSLVGWKYEAAHEESQKYKEGKFILER; this is encoded by the exons ATGGGAAGGCTATTTGTGATCACTCTTGAAGGAAGCTTCTATAGCTGCAAGTACTGCAAAACACACCTCGCCCTTTCAAAAAATACTGTTTCcaag ACTTTCCACTGCAGGCATGGCAAGGCTTATCTATTTGATAAAGT TGTGAATGTCACGGTTGGAGAGAAAGAAGAGCGTTTGATGATTACTGGATTGCACACTGTTGTTGACATTTTTTGTGTAGGATGTGGCTCACTTGTGGGTTGGAAATAT GAAGCTGCACATGAAGAAAGCCAGAAGTACAAGGAAGGGAAATTCATCCTCGAGAGGTAA
- the LOC121267704 gene encoding high mobility group B protein 1-like isoform X1 gives MKSSKGKGAAKYSKESLKPVDDRKVGKRKAATKADKSSSQKKQRDAKKDPNKPKRPPSAFFVFLEEFRKDFKKEHPDVKAVSAVGKAGGQRWKSMSDAEKAPYEAKAAKRKSDYEKLMKAYNKKQESTADEENEGNDEEDEASAEQEEEEEEDDEDED, from the exons ATGAAGAGTTCCAAGGGTAAGGGGGCTGCCAAGTACTCAAAGGAATCTTTGAAGCCCGTGGATGACAG AAAGGTTGGGAAGCGAAAAGCTGCTACAAAGGCTGACAAGAGTAGCAGTCAAAAGAAGCAAAGAGATGCCAAGAAAGACCCCAATAAACCAAAACGGCCTCCTAGTGCTTTCTTTGTGTTTCT TGAGGAGTTCAGGAAGGACTTCAAGAAAGAGCACCCTGATGTTAAAGCTGTGTCAGCT GTCGGAAAAGCTGGAGGACAGCGGTGGAAATCCATGTCTGATGCA GAAAAAGCTCCATATGAGGCCAAGGCTGCAAAAAGGAAATCTGACTATGAGAAGCTTATGAAGGCTTATAACAAGAAACAG GAGAGCACAGCAGATGAAGAGAATGAAGGGAATGATGAAGAGGATGAAGCTAGTGCAGAG caggaggaggaagaggaggaagatgacGAAGACGAGGACTGA
- the LOC121267704 gene encoding high mobility group B protein 1-like isoform X2, producing MKSSKGKGAAKYSKESLKPVDDRKVGKRKAATKADKSSSQKKQRDAKKDPNKPKRPPSAFFVFLEEFRKDFKKEHPDVKAVSAVGKAGGQRWKSMSDAEKAPYEAKAAKRKSDYEKLMKAYNKKQESTADEENEGNDEEDEASAEEEEEEEDDEDED from the exons ATGAAGAGTTCCAAGGGTAAGGGGGCTGCCAAGTACTCAAAGGAATCTTTGAAGCCCGTGGATGACAG AAAGGTTGGGAAGCGAAAAGCTGCTACAAAGGCTGACAAGAGTAGCAGTCAAAAGAAGCAAAGAGATGCCAAGAAAGACCCCAATAAACCAAAACGGCCTCCTAGTGCTTTCTTTGTGTTTCT TGAGGAGTTCAGGAAGGACTTCAAGAAAGAGCACCCTGATGTTAAAGCTGTGTCAGCT GTCGGAAAAGCTGGAGGACAGCGGTGGAAATCCATGTCTGATGCA GAAAAAGCTCCATATGAGGCCAAGGCTGCAAAAAGGAAATCTGACTATGAGAAGCTTATGAAGGCTTATAACAAGAAACAG GAGAGCACAGCAGATGAAGAGAATGAAGGGAATGATGAAGAGGATGAAGCTAGTGCAGAG gaggaggaagaggaggaagatgacGAAGACGAGGACTGA
- the LOC121267704 gene encoding high mobility group B protein 1-like isoform X3 — MKSSKGKGAAKYSKESLKPVDDRKVGKRKAATKADKSSSQKKQRDAKKDPNKPKRPPSAFFVFLEEFRKDFKKEHPDVKAVSAVGKAGGQRWKSMSDAEKAPYEAKAAKRKSDYEKLMKAYNKKQESTADEENEGNDEEDEASAEEEEEEDDEDED, encoded by the exons ATGAAGAGTTCCAAGGGTAAGGGGGCTGCCAAGTACTCAAAGGAATCTTTGAAGCCCGTGGATGACAG AAAGGTTGGGAAGCGAAAAGCTGCTACAAAGGCTGACAAGAGTAGCAGTCAAAAGAAGCAAAGAGATGCCAAGAAAGACCCCAATAAACCAAAACGGCCTCCTAGTGCTTTCTTTGTGTTTCT TGAGGAGTTCAGGAAGGACTTCAAGAAAGAGCACCCTGATGTTAAAGCTGTGTCAGCT GTCGGAAAAGCTGGAGGACAGCGGTGGAAATCCATGTCTGATGCA GAAAAAGCTCCATATGAGGCCAAGGCTGCAAAAAGGAAATCTGACTATGAGAAGCTTATGAAGGCTTATAACAAGAAACAG GAGAGCACAGCAGATGAAGAGAATGAAGGGAATGATGAAGAGGATGAAGCTAGTGCAGAG gaggaagaggaggaagatgacGAAGACGAGGACTGA
- the LOC121267704 gene encoding high mobility group B protein 1-like isoform X4 has protein sequence MYIQFFRKVGKRKAATKADKSSSQKKQRDAKKDPNKPKRPPSAFFVFLEEFRKDFKKEHPDVKAVSAVGKAGGQRWKSMSDAEKAPYEAKAAKRKSDYEKLMKAYNKKQESTADEENEGNDEEDEASAEQEEEEEEDDEDED, from the exons ATGTATATTCAATTTTTCAGAAAGGTTGGGAAGCGAAAAGCTGCTACAAAGGCTGACAAGAGTAGCAGTCAAAAGAAGCAAAGAGATGCCAAGAAAGACCCCAATAAACCAAAACGGCCTCCTAGTGCTTTCTTTGTGTTTCT TGAGGAGTTCAGGAAGGACTTCAAGAAAGAGCACCCTGATGTTAAAGCTGTGTCAGCT GTCGGAAAAGCTGGAGGACAGCGGTGGAAATCCATGTCTGATGCA GAAAAAGCTCCATATGAGGCCAAGGCTGCAAAAAGGAAATCTGACTATGAGAAGCTTATGAAGGCTTATAACAAGAAACAG GAGAGCACAGCAGATGAAGAGAATGAAGGGAATGATGAAGAGGATGAAGCTAGTGCAGAG caggaggaggaagaggaggaagatgacGAAGACGAGGACTGA
- the LOC121267703 gene encoding E3 ubiquitin-protein ligase AIRP2 isoform X2 → MRKSFKDSLKALEADIQFANTLASEYPREYDGACLQMRLSYCPAAHFLLFLVQWTDCHLAGALGLLRILIYKAYEDGKTTMYIHERKASLKDFYGVIFPSLLQLQRGITDVEERKQREICATKYKRKDETDKGKLSEIDLEREEECSICMEMNSKVVLPICNHSMCMKCYRVWRARSESCPFCRDSLNRLDTDDLWIYISGNEIVDLFTISRENLKRLFLYIEKFPLVVPDAF, encoded by the exons ATGCGCAAGTCTTTCAAGGATTCCCTCAAGGCCCTCGAAGCTGATATTCAGTTTGCCAATACCCT AGCTTCTGAATATCCGAGGGAATACGACGGTGCCTGTCTTCAGATGAGATTATCCTACTGTCCAGCTGCTcattttttactctttcttgTTCAGTGGACTGATTGTCACCTTGCGGGTGCCTTGGGTTTGCTTAGAATTCTCATATACAAA GCATATGAAGATGGGAAGACAACCATGTATATTCATGAAAGGAAAGCCAGTCTAAAAGATTTCTATG GGGTAATATTTCCCTCTCTATTGCAACTTCAAAGGGGAATCACTGATGTGGAAGAGAGGAAACAGAGAGAAATCTGTGCCACCAAATACAAGAGAAAAGATGAAACGGACAAAGGCAAGCTCTCTGAAATTgatttagagagagaagaagaatgcAGTATTTGCATGGAGATGAACAGCAAGGTTGTACTGCCGATTTGCAACCATTCAATGTGTATGAAGTGCTACCGAGTTTG GCGAGCACGATCCGAGTCGTGCCCATTTTGCCGGGATAGTCTAAACAGACTTGACACGGATGACCTTTGGATCTACATCAGTGGCAATGAAATTGTTGACTTGTTCACAATCTCCAGGGAGAACTTGAAGAGACTTTTTCTTTACATCGAGAAGTTTCCTCTTGTTGTTCCAGATGCCTTCTGA
- the LOC121267703 gene encoding E3 ubiquitin-protein ligase AIRP2 isoform X3: protein MRKSFKDSLKALEADIQFANTLASEYPREYDGACLQMRLSYCPAAHFLLFLVQWTDCHLAGALGLLRILIYKAYEDGKTTMYIHERKASLKDFYGVIFPSLLQLQRGITDVEERKQREICATKYKRKDETDKGKLSEIDLEREEECSICMEMNSKVVLPICNHSMCMKCYRVCLMMEPVPFVFIGGRIVVPSKRPPRNHGSHF, encoded by the exons ATGCGCAAGTCTTTCAAGGATTCCCTCAAGGCCCTCGAAGCTGATATTCAGTTTGCCAATACCCT AGCTTCTGAATATCCGAGGGAATACGACGGTGCCTGTCTTCAGATGAGATTATCCTACTGTCCAGCTGCTcattttttactctttcttgTTCAGTGGACTGATTGTCACCTTGCGGGTGCCTTGGGTTTGCTTAGAATTCTCATATACAAA GCATATGAAGATGGGAAGACAACCATGTATATTCATGAAAGGAAAGCCAGTCTAAAAGATTTCTATG GGGTAATATTTCCCTCTCTATTGCAACTTCAAAGGGGAATCACTGATGTGGAAGAGAGGAAACAGAGAGAAATCTGTGCCACCAAATACAAGAGAAAAGATGAAACGGACAAAGGCAAGCTCTCTGAAATTgatttagagagagaagaagaatgcAGTATTTGCATGGAGATGAACAGCAAGGTTGTACTGCCGATTTGCAACCATTCAATGTGTATGAAGTGCTACCGAGTTTG TTTGATGATGGAACCTGTTCCATTTGTGTTTATTGGGGGGAGGATTGTTGTCCCTTCGAAAAGACCTCCCAGAAATCATGGTTCGCATTTTTAG
- the LOC121267703 gene encoding E3 ubiquitin-protein ligase AIRP2 isoform X1 codes for MRKSFKDSLKALEADIQFANTLASEYPREYDGACLQMRLSYCPAAHFLLFLVQWTDCHLAGALGLLRILIYKAYEDGKTTMYIHERKASLKDFYGVIFPSLLQLQRGITDVEERKQREICATKYKRKDETDKGKLSEIDLEREEECSICMEMNSKVVLPICNHSMCMKCYRVWYAICHNLLAFIIIYVFNHLHYVIPMTTIEDLLLIYEMGTKKPDISFSFLNRRTANKLKTNYLRSTGCNFVPKACSLSFCYCLPTFETCCRESEHIIMYSLTSTCTERNSRL; via the exons ATGCGCAAGTCTTTCAAGGATTCCCTCAAGGCCCTCGAAGCTGATATTCAGTTTGCCAATACCCT AGCTTCTGAATATCCGAGGGAATACGACGGTGCCTGTCTTCAGATGAGATTATCCTACTGTCCAGCTGCTcattttttactctttcttgTTCAGTGGACTGATTGTCACCTTGCGGGTGCCTTGGGTTTGCTTAGAATTCTCATATACAAA GCATATGAAGATGGGAAGACAACCATGTATATTCATGAAAGGAAAGCCAGTCTAAAAGATTTCTATG GGGTAATATTTCCCTCTCTATTGCAACTTCAAAGGGGAATCACTGATGTGGAAGAGAGGAAACAGAGAGAAATCTGTGCCACCAAATACAAGAGAAAAGATGAAACGGACAAAGGCAAGCTCTCTGAAATTgatttagagagagaagaagaatgcAGTATTTGCATGGAGATGAACAGCAAGGTTGTACTGCCGATTTGCAACCATTCAATGTGTATGAAGTGCTACCGAGTTTGGTATGCTATTTGTCACAATTTACTGgcgtttattataatttatgttttcaaTCATCTGCACTATGTTATTCCTATGACAACAATAGAAGATCTTCTACTTATTTATGAGATGGGAACCAAAAAACCAGACATTTCATTCAGTTTTCTTAACAGGAGAACGGCAaacaaacttaaaacaaattatttgagAAGTACTGGATGCAATTTTGTACCCAAGGCCTGTagcctttctttttgttattgctTACCAACGTTTGAGACATGTTGTCGAGAAAGTGAGCATATCATCATGTACTCACTGACAAGTACATGCACAGAAAGGAATTCAAGACTGTAA
- the LOC121267295 gene encoding uncharacterized protein LOC121267295, translated as MGEVQAVLATSKSDIQSTTIAECWALLRALFFCDDLGLRCVQFKGDAKLVVDAVHKSTTDCSWDGQIIEDIKSTLLSHQNWTIKHVVRSGNKAADAAAKLGLSLDSELTWIEEEPLEVSPFILVEKQKVVGG; from the coding sequence ATGGGGGAAGTACAAGCAGTTTTAGCCACCTCAAAAAGTGATATCCAATCTACTACAATAGCAGAATGCTGGGCACTTCTCAGAGCACTATTTTTCTGTGATGATCTCGGCTTGAGGTGTGTACAATTCAAGGGGGATGCAAAACTGGTTGTGGATGCTGTTCACAAGTCAACCACGGATTGCTCTTGGGATGGACAGATTATTGAGGATATAAAGAGTACATTGTTGTCTCATCAAAATTGGACTATCAAGCATGTGGTGAGATCTGGAAATAAAGCGGCTGATGCTGCTGCAAAGTTAGGCTTGTCTTTAGATTCTGAATTGACTTGGATAGAAGAGGAACCTTTAGAGGTTTCTCCCTTTATCCTTGTTGAAAAACAAAAGGTAGTTGGTGGTTAA